The Streptococcus parasanguinis genomic sequence CCACGAAGAAGCACACCAACGTTATCCCCTGCAAGACCTTCGTCAAGTTGTTTACGGAACATTTCAACACCAGTAACAACTGCTTTTTGGATTTCGTCTTTGATACCAACGATTTCGATTTCGTCGTTGACACGAACAACACCACGGTCGATACGTCCTGAAGCAACTGTACCACGTCCAGTGATTGAGAATACGTCTTCGACTGGAAGAAGCAATGGTTTGTCAGTATCGCGTTCTGGTTCTGGGATGTACTCATCAACAGTATCCATCAATTCCATGATGATGTCTTCATATTTAGAGTCACCTTCAAGAGCTTTAAGAGCTGAACCTTGGATAACTGGAAGGTCATCACCTGGGAAATCGTATTCTGAAAGAAGGTCACGGATTTCCATTTCAACCAATTCAAGCAATTCTTCATCGTCAACCAAGTCAACTTTGTTCATGAAGACGATCAAGTGTTTAACACCAACCTGACGTGAAAGAAGGATGTGTTCACGTGTTTGTGGCATTGGTCCGTCAGTTGAAGCTACTACAAGGATAGCTCCGTCCATTTGAGCGGCACCAGTGATCATGTTTTTAACGTAGTCCGCGTGTCCTGGAGCGTCGATGTGAGCGTAGTGACGTTTAGCAGTTTCGTACTCAACGTGTGCAGTGTTGATGGTGATACCGCGTTCGCGTTCTTCTGGAGCAGCATCGATAGACGCATAGTCTTTAGGTTGGTTAACTGATGAAGGCAAGCGACGTGCCAAAACAGTTGTGATTGCTGCAGTTAGGGTAGTTTTACCGTGGTCAACGTGTCCGATTGTACCGATGTTAACGTGCGGTTTACTACGATCGTATTTTTCTTTTGCCATTTGAGTAAAAGCCTCCAATAAAATATATTTTATAGATAGACAGTAGGCAATACAGTCTAACTTTCCTTACTATTCTATCGAATTTTAGATAAAATTGCAAGCCTTTTACCTATATTTTCTTAATTATTCCTCTTCTTTTCTTTTGTTTTGTCGTCTTGCTGAAAGATCCTGATCTAGCTTTGAAAATTCTCATTTAAAATCTTTTATTCAAGCTCATTACGTACCTTTTGCTCCTTTGGGTTCAGGGAATAAAAAAAAATCGGAACAGACGTTCCGATTTTTTTAACCTGAATTTCGTAATCCTGTAGCCACTCCATTGATCGTAATATGGATCAGCTTGTCTTGATCGGCTGGTAATTGGCCGGTCCGTTGACGTCGAATCAATTCTAACTGAATATAGTTCAGGACGTTAAAGTACGGCATCCGATAATCCAAACTTTCTTTCAGATAAGGGTTCTCAGCGAGCAACTCGTCTTGTTCCTCAATCATCAAGATGATGTCCTTGGTCAATTGCCATTCATGTAAGATGATCTGATAGATATTGCGGACTTCTTCTTCCTCACACAATTGGGCGTACTCAAAAGCAATGTCCATGTTGGCTTTGGATAAGACCATGTCCACATTTGACAAGAGAGATTGAAAGAAAGGCCAGTTTTTATACATGTATCGAAGGGTTTCGATATTCTCAGGATCCTCATCGATAAATTCCTTAAAGCTAGAACCTACTCCGTACCAACCAGGGAACATCACCCGACTTTGTGACCATGAGAAGACCCATGGGATAGCACGTAAACCACCAATTTCTGTAATGGTCTTACGAGCAGCTGGACGTGAACCAATATTAAAGCTTGAAATTGCTTTGATCGGACTTGATTCAAAGAAATAGTCATAGAAGTGCTCATTCCCAAAGACCAAATCACGATAGATATCGTAACTACGGTTCACGACTTTATCCATGACTTCCCCGAAACGATCAAACATAGAGAATGGACTCTTTTGTTCGGCAATCATTCGGTTAATGGTTGCAGAGACGAGCATCTCAAGGTTGTAGTAGGCAGCATCTTTATTTCCATATTTATTGCCGATTACTTCCCCTTGCTCGGTTAAGCGGATACGGTCATTAATGGATTTCAATGGTTGAGAAGTGATGGCTTCATAAGTAGGACCTCCACCACGACCAACCGTACCGCCACGACCATGGAAGAAGGTAATCTTCACTCCAAACTCGTCTCCGATAGCGGTCAATTGTTGTTGGGCTTTAAAGAGGGTCCAACAAGAAGACAAGTATCCACCATCTTTGTTGGAATCAGAGTAACCTAACATAATCTCTTGGTAGTTGTTCTTAGAAGCAATCCAACGTTTAGCGATTGGAAGTGACAAGTAACTTCTCATGGTTTCTTCTGAGTGATCCAAGTCTTCGATCGTTTCAAACAACGGTACGATTTGAACGCGAGCTTTTTCCGTATCAACTAAGCCCACTTCTTTCAACATCACAGCCAATTCCAACATATCTGACACACTTGTTGCATGAGAAATGATGTTTTGACGAATGACTTCTTCTCCTAAACGATCCTTCAATTCACGGGCCGTTCGGAAAATCGCTAATTCTTTTTCAAGCAGTTCAGATTTTTCAGCATGGGTTGCTGATAAAATACGTGGGTCTTCTAAAAGTTCTTTCAAGAGAACTTGACACTTTTCATCCTCTGATAAATCAGAATAATGGTCATTAATTCCAGCTGATTTCAGCAATTCTGCCACACAGGCTTCATGTACACTTGAATCCTGACGCATATCAATAGAGGCGAGATAGAATCCAAAAACATCGATGGCTTCTAGAAGTTCTGCAAACTCACCAGAAATTAAATACTCTGATTTGTTTTCTAACAAGGAATCTTTGATCTTTTCAAGGTCTTCTTTAAATTCTTGAGCTGATGCATAAGCTGGAGACTCTTTCTCAGAAATTTTCTTTAGAGCGCCAGAAATACGATTGCCGATATAATCAGAAACTGGCCCTTGTTGATGAGCATTTGCTCCTAATAATCTCTCAACAGCATATCGATCTTCTCTGGTTTCTCCCACCATCGTCCATTCTTTTAAATTGACCAAGGTTTGGATCAATTTTGACTGGATATAGTGGAAAGCTCGACGGTAAGGTTCTTTTTCACGAAAGACGGATGTATCACTTGATAGGGCTGCCATTTCAGCTACTGCTTCACTTGTTTTAGAAAGACTCGTTGAAAGGGAGAAATGACGGTATAATTTAGAAATCTTTTCGATGTAATAGTTCAAAATGACTTCACTTTGGATAGTCGCTGAACGCTTCAAGGTCTCAGCTGTTACAAACGGATTCCCGTCCCGGTCTCCCCCAATCCACATGCCCATTGTGATCGGACGTGGTTGTTCAAGCTCTAATCCATGCTCTTTTGCCAAGCGTTTGTATTCCAACATCAGGTTTGGAACAGCTTGTAAGAAAGAGCTATTGTAATATTCCATGACATTGGTAATTTCATTAGTAACCTTCAATTTTTTGTCACGAATCATATCCGTTTGCATCATGATTTCGATATTACAACGAAGGTTGTTATACCACTTATTCTCATTCATTAAACCAGCTTTAACATCCCGATGCTGACGAAGAAGAGCATGAATATGATTGGTTAGATCCAGCATGGTTTTTCGTTGCACTTGAGTTGGATGGGCTGTTAA encodes the following:
- the tuf gene encoding elongation factor Tu, whose amino-acid sequence is MAKEKYDRSKPHVNIGTIGHVDHGKTTLTAAITTVLARRLPSSVNQPKDYASIDAAPEERERGITINTAHVEYETAKRHYAHIDAPGHADYVKNMITGAAQMDGAILVVASTDGPMPQTREHILLSRQVGVKHLIVFMNKVDLVDDEELLELVEMEIRDLLSEYDFPGDDLPVIQGSALKALEGDSKYEDIIMELMDTVDEYIPEPERDTDKPLLLPVEDVFSITGRGTVASGRIDRGVVRVNDEIEIVGIKDEIQKAVVTGVEMFRKQLDEGLAGDNVGVLLRGIQRDEIERGQVIAKPGSINPHTKFKGEVYILTKEEGGRHTPFFNNYRPQFYFRTTDVTGSIELPAGTEMVMPGDNVTIDVELIHPIAVEQGTTFSIREGGRTVGSGMVTEIEA
- the ppc gene encoding phosphoenolpyruvate carboxylase; this encodes MVLQKLENFTNKDIIKEEAEILTNLLDDITKNLVRPETFDKIRQLKDLSKTQNYRELNQIVEQLTNEEMTVISRYFAILPLLINISEDVDLAYEINHLNNVDGEYLGKLSSTIKEVAKNEDAQEILENLNIVPVLTAHPTQVQRKTMLDLTNHIHALLRQHRDVKAGLMNENKWYNNLRCNIEIMMQTDMIRDKKLKVTNEITNVMEYYNSSFLQAVPNLMLEYKRLAKEHGLELEQPRPITMGMWIGGDRDGNPFVTAETLKRSATIQSEVILNYYIEKISKLYRHFSLSTSLSKTSEAVAEMAALSSDTSVFREKEPYRRAFHYIQSKLIQTLVNLKEWTMVGETREDRYAVERLLGANAHQQGPVSDYIGNRISGALKKISEKESPAYASAQEFKEDLEKIKDSLLENKSEYLISGEFAELLEAIDVFGFYLASIDMRQDSSVHEACVAELLKSAGINDHYSDLSEDEKCQVLLKELLEDPRILSATHAEKSELLEKELAIFRTARELKDRLGEEVIRQNIISHATSVSDMLELAVMLKEVGLVDTEKARVQIVPLFETIEDLDHSEETMRSYLSLPIAKRWIASKNNYQEIMLGYSDSNKDGGYLSSCWTLFKAQQQLTAIGDEFGVKITFFHGRGGTVGRGGGPTYEAITSQPLKSINDRIRLTEQGEVIGNKYGNKDAAYYNLEMLVSATINRMIAEQKSPFSMFDRFGEVMDKVVNRSYDIYRDLVFGNEHFYDYFFESSPIKAISSFNIGSRPAARKTITEIGGLRAIPWVFSWSQSRVMFPGWYGVGSSFKEFIDEDPENIETLRYMYKNWPFFQSLLSNVDMVLSKANMDIAFEYAQLCEEEEVRNIYQIILHEWQLTKDIILMIEEQDELLAENPYLKESLDYRMPYFNVLNYIQLELIRRQRTGQLPADQDKLIHITINGVATGLRNSG